The nucleotide sequence TGCCCCCCACTGCGGCTGGTTCAGTCGATGGAAAAATGGCCTCCGGCTCGCCACCCTCCTCAAGCCGTTGAGAGCGGTCACTGAACTCCTAATTCCTCCAACTCATCAAAATAATTCAGCGTTCTGACCAGGCAAATTCAACCTTGAGCCAGGGGCGGTTCTTCAAGGCACACAGGCAACGGCTTTTGAATCAGCACCCATAGTTCGCTATTGTGTAGATAGGAACTTGTTAGCCACGACTGCGTCCAACAGTTTGAAGAATAGGTGATAGCGAGAATCACAGGTTCGATGTGTTGGTCTGTCGTTGTGACTGAACGAAATCAGGCAAGGCAATTGCTGATTCAGGAATGTCCCTGATTTCAATTTTTTTAAGTGAATTGCTCAAGGATTGCGGCGATCGCGGCTAATTCGAGCATTCCAATTTTCTCGCCCCTGCTCGCCCAGAGGAGAATCGCTCCCATGACACTCTCAAATCCCACCGACTCAATCTCCCACCGCACGTTGCCCAAACGTCATCGCATCGCCACTTACAGCTTGTTGACCCTCCTCGGCACCGGGGCGTTGGTGCTGTTTAATCAGACCACTCCTTCCGAGGCGAGATTGTCGGAGTGGGTCCAAGAAGAGTTACCGCCAATTACTCAAGAAGTATCGTTAACAGTCGCTCAAACGTCGCGACCCACCTTTCAAAGTACGAGTTTCATCGCGGATGCCGTCGAGCGGGTGGGTCCCTCAGTGGTGCGCATTGACGCCGCCCGCACCGTGGTAAACCGTACACCGGATGTATTTGGTAGCCCCTTCTTTCGAGAGTTTTTTGGTGAGTTTGGCGGCTTCCCTGAGCAGCCGCGTACTCGGGTTGAGCAGGGCACGGGCTCCGGTTTCATCATCGACGCGCAAGGACTCATTCTCACCAATGCCCATGTGATTGAGGGGGCCGATCGCGTGTTGGTCACCCTCAAAGATGGTCGTGAGTTTGCGGGCGAAGTGTTGGGGCAAGATTCATTGACAGACCTAGCTGTGATTCGCGTTGAGGCATCGGGGCTGCCAACGGTGACGCTGGGCGATTCAGAACAGTTGCGACCAGGAGAATGGGCGATCGCGATCGGTAATCCCCTCGGGCTAGACAGCACCGTGACTGCTGGCATTATCAGCGCCACCGGGCGATCGAGTTCCCAAGTACGAGTGCCCGATAAGCGGGTGAGCTTTATTCAAACGGATGCGGCAATCAATCCAGGCAATTCGGGTGGCCCTTTGCTGAATGAGCAGGGTCAGGTCATTGGTGTGAATACAGCGATCATTGGCGGGGCCCAAGGTCTGGGATTTGCAATTCCGATCAACACCGCGCGCGACATTGCCCAAGAGTTGATTGCCAATGGCCGAGTCGAGCACCCCTACATTGGCATTCAAATGCGATCGCTCACCCCGGCCCTACGTGACATCTTGAATGAGCAAAATGGTCGCGATCGGCAAATCACCGCTGAAAGCGGCGTCATCGTGCTCGGGGTGCAATCTAACTCGCCTGCTGCCCAAGCGGGGCTCCGTCCAGGCGATGTCTTGCAATCTCTCGGCGGACAGCCTGTTCAAGAGGCAGAAACCGTGCAAAATATTGTCCAAAATACCGAAATTGGGGAATCGTTAGTCGCCTCGGTGGATCGCCAAGGGCAGCAACTTGAGATCACCCTGCGTACCGCTCCGTTACCCATTCGATAACCCGTTGGCATTGCAACGACTCCCTCGCCAGCCTATCGGCGGACAACAGGAGCCGTACAGCAAACCGCTTATTTCATCCTCAGAAAAATCGGGCTACGCTAAGGGTTAACAACGTTTAGTCGTAGTCGTTATGTGGCCTGCTCAGATGCGTCGGCAACAGCTCTCTATATTGACCTTGGGCGATCCGCAGCTGCGGCAACTGGCCTTGCCCGTGATCAATATTGACGATCGCCTCCAACAGTTAATCAACAACTTAATCTGGACGGCGGAGAAGACCAACGGAGTGGGCATTGCCGCTCCTCAGGTCGGTGAGTCTTTACAGCTCTTTATCGTGGCGTCTTATCCCAACCTGCGATATCCCCATGCGCCGCGGATGGAACCAACGCCGATGATCAACCCGCGCATCATTGCCCACTCTGATGAACAAGTCCCAGGCTGGGAAGGGTGCCTGAGCGTACCGGATCAACGCGGACAGGTCGATCGCTGGCGCGAAGTCGAGGTGGAATATTGCGATCGGCGCGGCCATCTTCAGCGACGAATATTCACTGATTTTGTCGCTCGCATTTTTCAGCACGAACTTGACCACCTCAACGGCACCGTCTTTGTCGATCATGTGGCTGATGCCGCAGAGCTGCTAACGGATGCCGAATACTTCGCCCAACTAGACAGCATACCCGCCATCACTGACATATCCCATACCTGATGACCCAGGGTGCGAGCCATGAGCACCTGGTGGATCGAACAGCCCTACTTTCTGGGGAGTCACAATCCGACCAACCGAGAACTGGCTCGGCTCAGGGAAGCGGGATTCACCGTGCTCATTTCTTTGTTGCAAGAAAGTGAGCAAACACCACGCTATGACGTTGCTTATGCCCAAGCCCTCGGGTATGAGCGCTACACCTTTCCAGTCCAAGATTTTGCGTCACCCACCCCAGAGCAGCTAGAGCAATTTATCGCGTTGGTAAATCAACGCACCTCCGGCGTAAAGATGCTGCTGCACTGTGAGGGTGGTAGTGGCAGAACGGGGACTTTTGCAGCGACTTACTGGGTCGCCAAGGGCATGACGGCGGCAGACGCGATCGCACATATCCGCCAAGCTAATCCCCATGCGGTGGAAACCGCTGAGCAACAAGCGGTAATCGCCAAGTATGAGCAGCAACTCTGAACTCTAAAGCAAGACTCAACGTGTACTGCGACTGGCTGACCTGCTAACAGTTCGTGATTGTCCTGTATTCTGAGTGAGGTTTGGGCAACTTGAGGCAGCATCTATGGCATGGCAGCGTCCTGATGGTCGACAGGCAAACGAACTGCGACCCGTCTCCTTTGAGCTGGATTTCACAAAATTTGCCGCCGGTTCGGTGCTGACTCGCTGTGGCCACACTCAAGTGCTGTGCACAGTTTCGATCACGGACGGGGTGCCACCGTTTCTGCGCGATTCGGGGCGCGGGTGGCTGACGGCAGAGTATCGCATGTTGCCAGGAGCGACACCCGAACGCCAGCGTCGGGAACTGATGAAGCTGTCGGGACGCACGCAAGAAATTCAACGGTTGATTGGCCGGAGTTTGCGATCGACCCTTGATTTTGAAGCGTTAGGGGAACGCACCATTACTGTCGATGCCGACGTATTGCAGGCGGACGCAGGCACTCGTACCACGTCAATTACTGGCGGCTATGTCGCGCTCAAACACGCTTTGACCAAACTGGTGGCGTCAGGAGAATTGGCCCAGTTGCCATTGGTGAACGAAGTCGCAGCCATTTCTGTCGGGATTGTCGAGGGCGAAGCGTTGTTGGATCTCAAGTATGAGGAAGATGTCGCAGCGGCAGTGGACTGTAATGTGGTGCTGAATGGCCAGCTCGACATTATTGAAGTGCAAGGTACGGCGGAAGAAAGGAGTTATTCGCGATCGCAACTTAATCAACTGCTGGACTTGGCAGAGTCCGGGATTCAAGATTTGCTGGCCCAACAGCGTCAGCTATTTGCAAATTAATCTTGTTATCAAAACGTGACTTGCAACCTTGAAAACAGATGGCGCGAGGAAATTTAGCGATCGCTGACCGCCGCCTGAAAGAACGCATTATTGCCGGATCCTTCCTCTCGCTCTAATCGGCTAAATCTATCTCAATAATTTGCCTGTAAAGAATTTCAAGGATCTGCGACCGAGAACCGAAGGATCCTTATTGGTGCCAGATAAATCTCGTACTATAGTGAAAGTCTTACCTGCTACTTTGTGCTTCGCAACAGTTTCGTACGGCACAAATTGGCCAAAATTCTGCCCACTTAAGCGTGTGTGTTCACAAATTCCATGACAACTTCTGTTAAAGCACTTGATAACGTTACAACTCAACGGGTAACTGGTGGATTTGCTCTAATCGACAGCCTACAGCGTCATGGTGTCGAGCATATTTTTGGCTACCCAGGCGGGGCCATTCTGCCAGTGTATGACGAGCTTTACAAAGCAGAACAACGGGGGGGCATTCGCCATATTCTGGTGCGGCATGAGCAGGGCGCGTCCCATGCCGCCGATGGCTATGCCCGCGCCACTGGCAAAGTGGGCGTTTGCTTTGGCACCTCTGGACCAGGCGCGACCAACCTAGTGACCGGAATTGCCACCGCCGCGATGGATTCGATTCCGATGGTCGTGATTACGGGCCAGGTGCCGCGCCCCGCGATCGGCACCGATGCGTTTCAAGAAACGGATATTTTTGGCATTACGCTGCCCATCGTCAAGCATT is from Leptolyngbya iicbica LK and encodes:
- a CDS encoding HhoA/HhoB/HtrA family serine endopeptidase, yielding MTLSNPTDSISHRTLPKRHRIATYSLLTLLGTGALVLFNQTTPSEARLSEWVQEELPPITQEVSLTVAQTSRPTFQSTSFIADAVERVGPSVVRIDAARTVVNRTPDVFGSPFFREFFGEFGGFPEQPRTRVEQGTGSGFIIDAQGLILTNAHVIEGADRVLVTLKDGREFAGEVLGQDSLTDLAVIRVEASGLPTVTLGDSEQLRPGEWAIAIGNPLGLDSTVTAGIISATGRSSSQVRVPDKRVSFIQTDAAINPGNSGGPLLNEQGQVIGVNTAIIGGAQGLGFAIPINTARDIAQELIANGRVEHPYIGIQMRSLTPALRDILNEQNGRDRQITAESGVIVLGVQSNSPAAQAGLRPGDVLQSLGGQPVQEAETVQNIVQNTEIGESLVASVDRQGQQLEITLRTAPLPIR
- the def gene encoding peptide deformylase, translating into MWPAQMRRQQLSILTLGDPQLRQLALPVINIDDRLQQLINNLIWTAEKTNGVGIAAPQVGESLQLFIVASYPNLRYPHAPRMEPTPMINPRIIAHSDEQVPGWEGCLSVPDQRGQVDRWREVEVEYCDRRGHLQRRIFTDFVARIFQHELDHLNGTVFVDHVADAAELLTDAEYFAQLDSIPAITDISHT
- a CDS encoding protein-tyrosine phosphatase family protein, translated to MSTWWIEQPYFLGSHNPTNRELARLREAGFTVLISLLQESEQTPRYDVAYAQALGYERYTFPVQDFASPTPEQLEQFIALVNQRTSGVKMLLHCEGGSGRTGTFAATYWVAKGMTAADAIAHIRQANPHAVETAEQQAVIAKYEQQL
- the rph gene encoding ribonuclease PH; the encoded protein is MAWQRPDGRQANELRPVSFELDFTKFAAGSVLTRCGHTQVLCTVSITDGVPPFLRDSGRGWLTAEYRMLPGATPERQRRELMKLSGRTQEIQRLIGRSLRSTLDFEALGERTITVDADVLQADAGTRTTSITGGYVALKHALTKLVASGELAQLPLVNEVAAISVGIVEGEALLDLKYEEDVAAAVDCNVVLNGQLDIIEVQGTAEERSYSRSQLNQLLDLAESGIQDLLAQQRQLFAN